One genomic window of Bacillus mycoides includes the following:
- the spo0J gene encoding stage 0 sporulation protein Spo0J gives MAKGLGRGINVFFPDLDVKEEETIQEIIVTELRPNPYQPRKHFNKEAIQELAASIKEHGILQPLIARKSIKGYEIVAGERRYRAAKEAGLEKVPAVVRQLNEQQMMEFALLENLQREDLNPMEEAMAYQMLMNELNVTQEQLAKRLGKSRPYIANYTRLLSLPSFVQDMIANGQLSMAHGRTLLTIKDEEQLKSLLKRIEKEGLNVRQLEQIVQEINQRVSRETQQVKKERNIFFVERETFLREKFGTDVKIKETKKEKGKIEIEFFNKEDLNRILELLSKGN, from the coding sequence GTGGCTAAGGGATTAGGAAGAGGAATCAATGTGTTTTTTCCAGATTTAGATGTGAAAGAAGAAGAAACGATTCAGGAGATTATCGTAACTGAATTAAGGCCGAATCCATATCAACCACGTAAACATTTCAATAAAGAAGCGATTCAGGAATTAGCGGCGTCTATTAAAGAGCACGGTATATTGCAACCGTTAATTGCTCGAAAGAGTATTAAAGGATATGAAATAGTTGCGGGTGAAAGAAGATATCGTGCTGCTAAAGAGGCCGGACTTGAGAAGGTGCCTGCTGTCGTAAGGCAATTAAATGAGCAGCAAATGATGGAATTTGCTTTGCTTGAAAACTTACAACGAGAAGATTTAAATCCTATGGAAGAGGCAATGGCATATCAGATGTTAATGAACGAGCTAAATGTGACACAAGAACAATTAGCAAAACGTCTTGGTAAAAGCAGGCCTTATATCGCAAATTATACTCGATTGTTAAGCCTCCCTTCATTCGTTCAAGATATGATTGCAAACGGTCAGCTTTCAATGGCTCATGGAAGAACTTTACTTACAATAAAAGATGAAGAACAGTTGAAATCTTTATTGAAGCGAATTGAAAAAGAAGGACTGAATGTTCGCCAATTGGAACAAATTGTCCAGGAAATTAATCAACGTGTTTCACGTGAAACACAACAAGTGAAAAAAGAAAGAAATATATTTTTTGTAGAGCGTGAAACATTTTTAAGAGAAAAGTTTGGTACGGATGTAAAAATCAAAGAAACGAAAAAAGAAAAAGGTAAAATCGAAATCGAATTTTTTAATAAAGAAGATTTAAATCGAATTTTAGAATTATTATCAAAGGGAAATTAA
- the soj gene encoding sporulation initiation inhibitor protein Soj yields MGKIIAIANQKGGVGKTTTSVNLGAGLAQVGKKVLLVDIDAQGNATTGVGIEKSELDQCIYNVLVEDADVQGVIRKTATENLDVLPATIQLAGAEIELVPTISREVRLQRALQPIRDEYEYIIIDCPPSLGLLTINALTAADSVIIPVQCEYYALEGLSQLLNTVRLVQKHLNKNLAIQGVLLTMLDARTNLGIQVIDEVKKYFRDKVYRSIIPRNVRLSEAPSHGKPIMQYDAKSRGAEVYLDLAEEVIAGG; encoded by the coding sequence ATGGGAAAAATCATTGCTATTGCTAATCAAAAAGGCGGTGTTGGAAAAACAACAACATCCGTTAATTTAGGGGCTGGATTGGCACAAGTAGGAAAAAAAGTCCTTCTCGTAGATATTGATGCTCAAGGAAATGCAACGACTGGTGTAGGGATTGAAAAGTCTGAATTAGATCAATGTATTTATAATGTTCTTGTCGAAGATGCAGATGTTCAAGGTGTTATACGGAAAACCGCAACTGAAAACTTAGATGTTTTACCCGCTACAATTCAATTGGCTGGTGCTGAAATTGAATTGGTACCAACCATTTCCCGGGAAGTACGCTTGCAAAGAGCATTACAGCCAATTCGTGATGAATATGAGTATATTATTATTGACTGTCCCCCATCCTTAGGATTATTAACGATTAATGCATTAACAGCAGCAGATTCTGTTATTATTCCTGTACAGTGTGAATATTACGCGCTGGAAGGGTTAAGTCAGCTATTAAATACAGTTCGACTTGTGCAAAAGCATTTAAATAAAAATTTAGCAATTCAAGGTGTATTGTTAACGATGTTGGATGCTCGTACAAATTTAGGAATTCAAGTTATAGATGAAGTGAAAAAATACTTTAGGGATAAAGTATATCGTTCGATTATTCCTCGTAATGTTCGCTTAAGTGAGGCACCAAGTCATGGAAAACCAATTATGCAGTATGACGCTAAATCAAGAGGAGCAGAAGTATATTTAGATTTAGCAGAGGAAGTGATTGCAGGTGGCTAA
- the noc gene encoding nucleoid occlusion protein, with the protein MKNTFSRLFGFGDKESEFELQDESHEEIAKKVYEEIQEIPIVNITPNRYQPRTVFDDARIEELALTIRTHGLIQPIVVRQYEDDKYEIIAGERRFRAATKLGWEKVPAIIKNLNDTETASVALIENLQREELTAIEEAVAYQKLIELHNLTQEALAQRLGKGQSTVANKLRLLKLPEEVKSALLEKSITERHARALIPLKNEELQLKVLQEIVEKQLNVKQTEERIAKLLEEVKPKRKAKQKAVSRDARIAMNTIRQSLQMVANSGLNVNSAEEEFDEYYQITIKIPKKK; encoded by the coding sequence ATGAAAAATACGTTTTCTCGTTTATTTGGCTTTGGAGATAAAGAGAGCGAATTCGAATTACAAGACGAAAGCCATGAAGAAATAGCTAAAAAGGTATATGAAGAAATACAGGAAATTCCGATAGTAAACATTACCCCTAACCGTTATCAACCACGGACAGTTTTTGACGATGCACGTATTGAGGAGCTAGCATTAACGATCCGTACACATGGGCTTATCCAGCCGATTGTTGTGAGACAGTATGAGGATGATAAGTACGAGATTATTGCCGGGGAAAGGCGTTTCCGCGCAGCAACAAAGTTAGGGTGGGAAAAAGTTCCTGCAATAATAAAGAATTTAAATGATACTGAGACAGCTTCTGTAGCGTTAATTGAAAATTTGCAGCGTGAGGAATTAACAGCAATTGAGGAAGCTGTGGCATATCAAAAGCTGATTGAGTTACATAATTTAACACAAGAAGCATTGGCACAACGACTTGGAAAAGGACAATCGACAGTCGCAAATAAATTGCGATTATTAAAATTGCCTGAAGAAGTCAAAAGTGCCTTATTAGAAAAAAGTATTACAGAACGGCATGCTCGCGCCCTTATTCCTTTGAAAAATGAGGAATTACAACTGAAGGTTTTACAAGAGATTGTGGAGAAGCAATTGAATGTAAAGCAAACAGAAGAACGAATTGCAAAGTTACTAGAAGAAGTAAAACCAAAGCGCAAAGCGAAGCAAAAAGCAGTAAGTCGAGATGCGAGAATTGCCATGAACACAATTAGACAATCATTACAAATGGTTGCTAACAGTGGTTTGAATGTTAATTCTGCGGAAGAAGAGTTTGATGAATACTATCAAATTACGATTAAAATTCCGAAGAAAAAATAA